A genomic window from Terrisporobacter glycolicus ATCC 14880 = DSM 1288 includes:
- a CDS encoding GIY-YIG nuclease family protein encodes MNLKDKINKMPECPGIYIMKDSYNNIIYVGKSINLKSRVKSYFRDNLNRSRKIERMVKSIKDIDYITTDTELDALLLECDYIHNIRPMYNTLMNNYEKYKYIKLNTNSLNLIDIVDEKDDDSTYLGPFSMNKRLFTLRDFLLNYFKLPTCNTKTKCIRYNIEKCIGPCRVNTKEIYEEVYKILVNTFEGKDDFIKELKNEMRTQSSLLNFEKAMEIKSNMDLLKSISEKENTFNLFKNNSKFVLWMKMNGNNYKLYFINNAKVEYSQIINIEVFEKEMKSEIKNKIEEFKLRKNNKVVYDKSYIDYINIIYSYIYKNEKIDYIQL; translated from the coding sequence ATGAATTTAAAAGACAAAATAAATAAAATGCCTGAATGCCCTGGTATTTACATAATGAAAGATTCTTATAACAATATAATTTATGTGGGAAAATCCATAAATTTAAAAAGTCGTGTAAAAAGTTATTTTAGGGATAACCTTAATAGATCTAGAAAAATTGAGAGAATGGTAAAATCCATAAAGGATATAGACTACATTACTACAGATACAGAGCTAGATGCTCTTTTGTTAGAATGTGACTATATCCATAATATAAGGCCCATGTACAACACTTTAATGAATAATTATGAAAAATATAAATACATAAAGTTAAATACTAATAGCCTTAATTTAATTGATATTGTGGATGAGAAAGATGATGATAGCACTTACTTAGGACCATTTTCCATGAATAAAAGACTTTTTACACTAAGAGATTTTTTACTGAATTACTTTAAACTTCCAACTTGCAATACAAAAACAAAATGCATTAGATATAATATTGAAAAATGCATAGGACCTTGTAGAGTAAACACTAAGGAAATATATGAAGAGGTTTACAAAATTTTAGTGAACACCTTTGAAGGCAAAGATGATTTTATAAAAGAGTTGAAAAATGAAATGAGAACTCAATCATCTTTACTAAACTTTGAAAAGGCCATGGAAATAAAAAGTAACATGGACTTACTCAAAAGTATAAGTGAAAAAGAAAACACCTTTAATTTGTTTAAAAATAACAGTAAATTTGTACTTTGGATGAAAATGAATGGAAATAATTACAAACTGTATTTTATTAACAATGCAAAAGTGGAGTATTCACAGATTATTAATATAGAAGTCTTTGAGAAAGAAATGAAAAGTGAAATTAAAAATAAAATTGAAGAGTTTAAATTAAGAAAAAACAATAAGGTAGTATATGACAAATCTTATATTGATTACATTAATATTATTTATTCTTACATTTATAAAAATGAAAAAATTGATTACATACAACTATAA
- a CDS encoding nitroreductase family protein, translating into MLEILKNRRSIRKFTNEKISKEDLNKILKVGLFAPSSMGKNPVEMIVVEDKQTILQLETCKKHGTLPLKTAPLVIAVIADSELSDVWVEDASIVSILIQLEVEKLGLGSTWIQMRKRESLEKDSEEAVRKVLNIPEKYGVLSIVAIGHKDEEKKPYDDSHLNFDKVHYEKF; encoded by the coding sequence ATGTTAGAAATATTAAAAAATAGAAGAAGCATAAGAAAGTTTACAAATGAAAAAATATCAAAAGAAGATTTAAATAAAATATTAAAGGTTGGGTTATTTGCACCATCATCTATGGGGAAAAATCCAGTGGAGATGATAGTTGTAGAAGATAAACAAACAATTTTACAATTAGAAACTTGCAAAAAACATGGGACTTTACCATTAAAAACTGCACCACTTGTAATTGCTGTTATAGCTGATAGTGAGCTAAGCGATGTTTGGGTTGAAGATGCTTCTATAGTTTCTATTTTGATTCAATTAGAGGTTGAAAAATTAGGACTAGGGTCTACTTGGATTCAAATGAGAAAAAGAGAATCCTTAGAAAAAGATTCTGAGGAAGCTGTAAGAAAAGTTCTTAATATTCCAGAAAAATACGGGGTTTTATCCATTGTAGCCATTGGACATAAGGACGAAGAAAAGAAACCTTATGATGATAGTCATTTAAATTTTGATAAAGTTCATTATGAAAAATTTTAA
- a CDS encoding HutD family protein: MSHIKIIKKEELSTSKWSGGTTTQLYIYPENELYENRNFKFRISSAKVDLEESTFTKLSNIKRKIMILDGKLKLVHENHHEITLEKFDQDTFYGDWNTKSYGKVTDFNLMLNKNTDGIIEHINLENEITIDYDNNYKYDNLTEVFYIVKGKINISINDESEFLKDGDAAIIKNRDKLNIKLENNDTFNSHIIRTKVNY, translated from the coding sequence ATGAGTCATATTAAAATTATAAAAAAAGAGGAACTTTCAACAAGTAAGTGGTCAGGGGGAACGACTACTCAGCTTTATATTTATCCAGAAAATGAACTTTATGAAAATAGAAATTTTAAATTTAGAATAAGCTCAGCAAAAGTTGATTTAGAAGAGTCTACTTTTACTAAACTATCAAATATAAAAAGAAAAATTATGATATTAGATGGAAAACTTAAATTAGTCCATGAAAACCATCATGAAATTACTCTTGAAAAGTTTGACCAAGACACTTTTTATGGTGATTGGAATACTAAAAGCTATGGAAAAGTAACTGATTTTAATTTAATGTTAAATAAAAATACTGATGGTATAATAGAACATATAAATTTGGAAAATGAAATAACTATTGATTATGACAACAATTATAAATACGACAACTTGACAGAAGTTTTTTATATTGTAAAAGGGAAAATAAATATAAGTATAAATGATGAAAGTGAATTTTTAAAAGATGGTGATGCAGCTATAATAAAAAATAGGGATAAATTAAATATTAAGCTTGAAAATAATGACACATTTAATTCACATATAATAAGAACAAAAGTAAACTATTAA
- a CDS encoding molecular chaperone HscC — protein sequence MIIGIDLGTTNSLACYFNEGETKIIPNRLGDNLTPSVVSLDEDNNIYVGKIAKERKILYPHLSVGVFKRNMGTNKEFILGDKKFKAEELSSFVLKYIKEDVEFYLGKSVEEAIISVPAYFNDEQRKATKKAGELAGLKVERIISEPTAAAIAYGIDKRDNNTRFLVFDLGGGTFDISILEMYGSIMEVRAVAGDNFIGGEDFTDILYRMFLDQVRLKEEDLSKKSKSHIKKQCEKGKIEFSSRKVVQIRCNVEGEIYETSINIDDYEKSCELILSKLKKPIEKSLKDAKIKLNQIDEIILIGGATKLPIIRKFVGKIFGRLPNTSINPDEAVAMGASLQGAMKERNKSIKEVILTDVCPFSLGTEVVIDSSNHRYNETYFCPIIERNTTIPVSRTETFYTAHDNQSKVVVEIIQGESRLVKNNLKLGQITVNVPRRKAGGESIDVTYTYDINSLLEVIVKVNSSGEKKRVIIQKQEEKISEEEANARFEELSYLKIHPRENEKNKEVLSRGERMYEESTGEYREIINSALIEFGSILDKQDKIDIENAREKLNEILNDIEFEQLY from the coding sequence ATGATAATAGGAATAGATTTGGGAACAACAAATAGTTTAGCTTGTTACTTCAATGAAGGAGAAACAAAAATAATACCAAATAGACTTGGAGACAATTTAACTCCTTCTGTAGTAAGTTTAGATGAAGATAATAATATATATGTAGGAAAGATAGCAAAAGAGAGAAAAATACTATATCCTCACTTAAGTGTAGGTGTGTTTAAAAGAAACATGGGTACAAATAAGGAATTTATATTAGGAGATAAAAAATTTAAAGCAGAAGAACTATCTTCCTTTGTTCTAAAATACATAAAAGAAGACGTAGAATTTTACTTAGGAAAAAGTGTAGAAGAAGCAATAATAAGTGTTCCAGCTTATTTTAACGATGAACAAAGAAAAGCAACTAAAAAAGCAGGTGAACTAGCAGGTTTAAAAGTTGAGCGAATCATAAGTGAACCTACTGCAGCGGCAATTGCTTATGGTATAGATAAAAGAGATAATAATACTAGATTTTTAGTATTTGATTTAGGGGGAGGCACATTTGATATATCTATACTTGAGATGTATGGAAGTATAATGGAGGTAAGAGCAGTAGCAGGAGATAATTTTATAGGTGGAGAAGATTTCACAGATATACTTTATAGAATGTTTTTAGACCAAGTTAGATTAAAAGAAGAAGATTTAAGCAAAAAAAGCAAATCTCATATAAAAAAGCAATGTGAAAAAGGTAAGATAGAATTTAGCTCTAGAAAAGTTGTTCAAATAAGATGCAACGTAGAAGGTGAAATTTATGAAACAAGTATAAATATAGACGACTATGAAAAATCTTGTGAACTTATTTTATCTAAGCTAAAAAAACCTATAGAAAAAAGCTTAAAAGATGCAAAAATAAAATTAAATCAAATAGATGAAATCATATTAATAGGAGGTGCAACAAAACTTCCTATTATAAGAAAATTTGTAGGTAAAATATTTGGCAGATTACCTAATACAAGTATAAATCCAGATGAAGCTGTAGCAATGGGAGCATCTTTGCAAGGAGCTATGAAAGAAAGAAATAAATCAATAAAAGAAGTAATACTTACAGATGTATGTCCTTTCTCTCTTGGAACGGAAGTCGTAATTGACTCATCAAATCATAGATACAATGAAACATATTTCTGTCCAATAATTGAAAGAAATACAACTATTCCTGTAAGTAGAACAGAAACTTTTTATACTGCACACGACAACCAAAGTAAAGTTGTGGTGGAAATAATTCAAGGAGAAAGTAGATTAGTAAAAAATAATCTAAAGCTGGGACAAATAACTGTAAATGTGCCTAGAAGAAAAGCTGGTGGAGAATCTATAGATGTGACATATACTTATGATATAAACTCTCTTCTAGAAGTAATAGTAAAAGTAAACTCCAGCGGAGAAAAGAAAAGAGTTATAATACAAAAACAAGAGGAAAAAATCAGCGAGGAAGAAGCTAATGCAAGATTTGAAGAATTAAGCTATTTAAAAATTCATCCTAGGGAAAATGAAAAAAATAAAGAAGTACTTTCTAGGGGAGAAAGAATGTACGAAGAAAGTACAGGTGAATATAGGGAAATAATTAACTCAGCATTAATAGAATTTGGAAGTATTCTTGATAAGCAAGATAAAATTGACATTGAAAATGCAAGAGAAAAATTAAATGAAATACTAAATGATATAGAATTTGAACAACTATACTAA